The Candidatus Aquicultor sp. genome includes the window ATAGTGTATATTAGTTACAAATAACCGGAAAACGATATCATTAATTCACCATCACACCCGCACAAAGAGTAAGGTATCCAATACGCAAGCGTGTGCCCTGTCTTGCAGAGGTAACCATAGGATCGACGCTCTTTTATATACTTACAAGAATCGCCGAAGGATGCATGAAGGCCTGGATATTCATCAAGGGTGCGTTATGGTCGTCGAGAAAAGCCTCGAATTCGGTCGCGAGCAAACATACATAGATATCCTGTCACAGCTTCTCGATACAGGTTGCCTGCTTTCAAGCAAGCTGACATCGCGCGAGCTCAACGAATGTATTATCTCGGAAGCCAAGCGGGTTTTTGATGCAATAGCCTTTTGGATTGTACTGTATGATGTCAGAAGCGATCGTCTTAAGATGCATTCCTACTGGGGGCCAAACAGCAACGAATTAGCATGGTCAACGCTCCGACCCGATCAAGGGGTAGTCGGGAGAGTATTTTTAATGCACAGACCGACTGTGGCACTTGTTGCCAAATCTCCCAGCAATCCTATTAACGCCTCACTCTTATCTGATGATAAGCCGCTGATTGCGGCATTTCCGCTATCGGTTGCCGGCAAGAAGCTCGGTGTGCTGGGCTTTGTCTCCGAATCGCTCACGAAGTGCGCTCTATCAACCTCGGAGATTGAAGTCGTCGGCCAAGCATTTGCGAACCAGGTTGCGGTAGCGCTTGAAATGGTGCGGATTATTGAGACCAAGGACAAAATCGAGAACGAACTCAAGCAGAGCCTGCGAAACGTTGAGACGCTTAACAAGATAGGCATCGATCTTATCAAAGACCTCGATTTATCGATAATTATCAGAAAAGTTGCGCGATACACCACACAAATATTAAATGCAGACGCGGCTGCGGTTAATATTGGAAGCGCAGACGCGACACCCGCCGAAACGGCCTACTTTTATAACATGCCGGCAGGCGCCGAGAATCTGCTGAGAGCAAAACACACCATCTGCAGTACCGTGTTCGAGCGACCGCGCAGAGTTGTTATCAACGATTACCCGAGTTCGTCGTGGGCTACGACGGAGTTCATCAAGGCAGGAATAAGCTGTATTGCCATGGTGCCGGTGATATCTCGCGGTCATGTGCTTGCAACGATTTCGGCTATTAGCCTTAATCCCGAGCGGGAATTTACAGACGAAAATGTCAATGAACTTGAGTTTCTTGCGAATGAGATGGCGGTTGCTATAGAGAACGCATCCCTTTATCACGCGCAAGTCGAAACGCGCGAAAAGATAGAGGCGTATGCCGGCCAGCTGCAGCTGCTTAACGATCTCTCGCAGAATATTATTAAAGAAGAGGACTCTGAAAAGATGTCGGCGCTACTAGCCGACGCGGCTCGCAAACTGCTAAATTGCTCGGTTTCAATCGTCTCGCTGGGGAGCCGGTACGGGTCGTCAATACAGCGGTATTCTTGGTCAACCGATGAACTCAACGCCTGCATGCTCGACATCGAAGAGCGTGATTTATCACTGCACGGAGGGCTAGGCGGCGAGATGTATCGTACAAAGCGCACGTTGCGTTTTAACGCTATTGCAGACTATCCGCACTGCACAAGCTTGCCGGAAGGACACCCCAACGTACGCGGCATACTCGGGTCACCGCTTTTAGACTCAAAAAATAATTTTATCGGGCAGATAGTGGTTACCAGCAAGAACGACGGTTCCGGTTTCAACCAGACCGACGAGGAGTTGCTTGTCGCATTATGCGCACAAGTTGCGATCGGTATCGAGAAAGCGGAAGCGTATAAGCAAGAGCACGGCATCGCGGAAGCCCTGCAGCAAGCGATCCTGGCGATACCGGATAGTTTGCCCGGTCTCGAGGTAGGTAGCACGTATGAAGCCGCCGGTGAAGTCGCCAAGGTAGGCGGGGATTTCTACGACCTATTTGAGCTCGGCGATGGAAGGATAGGCATTGTTATCGGCGATGTTTCGGGAAAAGGCTTAAAAGCGGCAACAATTACTTCGATGGTCAAGAGCACGGTAAGAGCATTTGCCTATACCGGTCTTAGCCCATCCCGGGTTATCACCGAAGCCAACAAGGTTATTTGCCGGCAGCTCGGGCTTAATCAGTTCATAACGATGCTATTCGGTGTTCTGGAACCGGAATCAGGCGCACTTAACGTGTGTCGTGCGGGCCACCCCGAAATGGTCATCCTGGAAGAGAACTCGTGCCGCTACTGCCACATGGAAAGCAATATGCCCATTGGCATATTTGAAGACGTGGTTTACGAAGAGAATGAAGTAAGCATTACACCCGGCCAAGGGATTATTTTGTATACCGATGGGTTGACGGAGGCACGGCAGGAGAAAAAGATTCTAGGTGACGACGGCTTGATAGAAGCGGTAAGCTTGATGGCTCCCGGCCTGAGCGCACAAAAAGTTGCTAATGACCTGGTGGCGTTGGCACGTCACGTTAGCGGTGGTAAACAGCAAGATGATATCGCGATTATCGTTATCCGGTTGTTAGGGCAGGAGAGTGTACTCGTATAAGATATTCGAAAATATCTAAAAAATATTTAAAAAAGTGCTAAAGTTTTTATAAAGTTCCGCCGATAATATACAATTAGAGCAAAGCACCTAATAATTAGTTATCGGGTGCTTTATTTTTTACTACTCTTACGCCGGTTCTTGATTGATAAGCTCGAGAAGCAGCCATATGATCTCAAAAGCTGCTCCGATAGCCTGCGAAGCTTCTTCTTTGGTTGTAGCCTCTCCCTGGTGGACGATACGATTGCGCTTATCCGCAACATCGCGCGCCCAGTTGCGGTAAATGGCAGGGCTTATGTCGGAAACCGCTTTTCCTATTGCAAGTTCCATGACGCGCTTGAGCCGCTCGCTCGCGGCTTGGACTTTACTTAATATCCATTCGACGACATCCGGGTCGATGCTCTTCTTGCGAACAAGAATCTCCCACAATACCGAGGCGATCGTCACCTCGACGGCGATTTCAGCTTCTACAATCGCGCCTTGATAATCTTCGCTTACAAGGCTTTCTTTTGACCGTTGCAGGTACTCCCGCCACGGCTCCTTATAATCACTTTTTACATTGGCGTAGAGTACCCAACGCACCTCACACTCTGCACCCAGCATGTCCGGGTTGCCGGAACTTACGATGAGAAAGTGCTCCGGTAGAATGACTACCGGCCTATAATAGATTACCGATTCATCACACGCATTTTGTTGAATAATAAAGATTTTCTTTGAAGCTTTTATCGGGGTTTTAAGCTTAATCTCTTTTACCGTGCCGATAGAGATAGTCTCCGTACCGGTAATCATAGTGTCGCTGATAAAGCTCCATGCAAGAAAATCATTATCCGAGACTATGGCGTGCTTGATGCCTTCTTTTACTGAATACGTATTGCTGCAATCCGACCCCGCGCATGCAACATGCAGGCCTTTAATCTCTTCAGGGTCGATGTACTGCGCGTGCCCGCAATTCTTGCAGTTTACATAGAGCTGGTCTTGCGTTGAGGTTACTTGTTGCTTGGAAGTCTCTTGCATACATCCCCCTGTACGCTTCCGGTATTACGACATTAAGTGTACGATTATTTACCCAATGATTCAAATGAACAGTGATAATATAGTTGCCGTATAACAATTGCAGATACGTACATGTTTCTACCATACCTTACGTGCATTTAATGGGGAAACTTCTGTGAGCTGCACATAGGAGGATTATCGTATTAAATATTTAACAAATTGTTTCCAGCCCGCAAGTGTTGTGGGTAAAGAAACTTCCGCGTGCGAATATCTGTGAATTGGCTGGGAGAGATTATGGGCATCATCTTTTTAATTCTTGCCTTATCCTCTTTTAGGGCGCTTATTGTGGGATTGAGTAAACCGTGACGTGTAATAAAGTGGGATTGGAATCTCACGCGTACAAATGTGGTATTGGTCTACGGATCGGCAACGCTGGGCTTTCTTACACTCACGGCGGTTACCGCGCAATCTACTATAAGAATGCTGGAACCACTCCTTGAATGGCTGCCATAAGCGATGTGTCTCACAGGCACTATGCCTGCTCCAGTAATAAAAAAAGCAGGGACTTTCATCCCTGCTTTTTGTGTCCGAGACTGGACTTGAACCAGCACGGTATTGCTACCACTAGGCCCTCAACCTAGCGCGTCTACCAATTCCGCCACTCGGACGAGACAGCGCACTAATAGGAGCGTTCGCCTATCAATTGCGCAAAAGTAATTATATCATGTCGCGTTTTAGTGTCAACGTGCCTGGGCACGGCAAAATCGCTAAAATTGTATTATTTTTCATAATTGCGGAATTAGCGGCAAGAGCGCACAATAAAGTGTAGAAAAGCACGTAAAAGTGCCGATACATTATGTAGTATATGTATGGAAGGCATACGTAATGCAGGGGTTTGATCTGAAAACCAATCGGGCGTTGAGAGTTGCTCTTTTCAGTACAGCGATGTTGATACTATTCGGCGTTGTCTTCGCGGGTACGTACGCGCTTATGCGCGATCGCGATACCGTGACGAGCGGTGATCGTGTCACCGTACCTGCTTTCGTCGGCCGCAATCTCGAACAGGTGAAGCATGATGCCGCAGCCGCCGGCTTAAATCTGAAAATCGATGAATGGGTGGCCAGCAAGGTATATTCAAAAAATCAGGTAGTCGCCCAAAAACCGCTGCCAAACGCAACCATAGAACCGGGCAAAACTGTTGTAATCAAAGTAAGCGCGGGCAAATCGTATCAATCCGAAGAAAGTACAACCGCGGCAACGATGGCAAAAGATGAGGATCTGAGACCCCTTCCAAACCCACCAATACAGCCGCCGTCAAATCTTGCTCAGAATGTACCGGCCGGGAAGGTTGTAGTCATCGACCCTGGTCATCAGCAGCGCGTTGATTTAAGCAAAGAACCTATCGGGCCCGGTTCGTCGGAGCTCAAAGTGAAGAATCCGGGGGGCGCTCAGGGTGTTCGCACTCGAACCCCCGAATACGTGGTAGCGCTTGAAATTGCAGAGAAGCTCGAGCGCAAACTGCGAGCACAGGGCATCAAAGTGATTATGACGAGAGAATCTAACAACGTTACGATCGGCAACGTTCAGCGCGCTCAAGTCGCAAATAACGCGCATGCCGATCTTTTCGTCCGCGTCCATCAAGACAGCAGCACGGATAGGTCGAAGCACGGCATATCCACTCTATATCCGGCAAAGAATAAGTGGACCGCACCGATCTATTCACAAAGCTTAGAGGCCGCTAAGATGATCGAGCAAACTTTGTTATCGGTTACGAAGGCCACCGCTTCAGGCATTGTTCCACGCAACGATTTAACGGGTTTTAACTGGGCGCAAGTGCCGTCAGTGCTCGTTGAAGCCGGGTTTCTTTCAAATCCGCAAGAAGATCTTTTGCTCAACAGCGATTCGTATCAGGACCTAATCGCTGATGGGCTTAGCAAAGGAATCATCAGCTACCTCCAATCCGCCCAATAGGTGTGTTCCGACCGTTCATTTGTTAAACTTCGCTTTTACCATTCTCGGGTCTGGGTAAATAGATGCAAACAAGCATATACGGGCATCTAAGGATGGTTCTATGCAACCGTATCAAATGACCGCAGAGGATGCGTATCGAGAGCTCAAGACATCGCCTAAGGGTTTAAACGATGAGGAAGCGCAGGTACGGTTAGAGGCTTATGGGCAGAACAAGCTTCCGGAGCCCAAGCGAAGACCGCTCATTTATAAATTTCTGGCGAACCTTTACAATCTCCTGGCGATACTTCTCTGGGTTGGCGGCATTCTGGCACTCATCGGCGGTCTGCCGCAGCTCGCGTATGCCATATTCTTCGTCATCATCGTAAATGCGATATTTAGCTTCTTTCAGGAGTTTAAGGCTGAAAAGGCAACTGAAGCGCTGAGGCAATTATTGCCGAGTTACGCCAAGGTATCGCGGGATGGGGAGATAAAACAAGTACTGGCGGAGGATGTTGTACCGGGAGATTTACTGGTGCTGGATGAGGGTGATAATATCCCTGCCGATGGGCGTCTCGTTGATGCGTTTGAAATGAGAACCATCAACGCGGCGTTTACCGGTGAATCGGCGCCGTCTCGCCGCACGAAAGATGCTGTTTTACGCGAAAACCTGCATATTACCGAAGCGCCGAACCTGGTTTTTGCCGGCACAAGTGTTGCGAGCGGCAACGGACGGGCAGTCGTCTACGCGACAGGGCAGAATACCGAATTCGGAAAAATCGCCCAGCTTACTCAGACCATCAGCGATGAACTCAGCCCGCTTGAAAAAGAAGTCGCCAGGGCGGCGCAGGTCGTCGCGCTTCTCGCCATCGGCATCGGCGTTGTACTCTTTGCTGTATCGATATTCTTAACGCCCCTCGGCATTACCAATAGCCTGCTATTTGCCATCGGCATTATCACGGCTAATGTCCCCGAAGGGCTTCTGCCCACCCTATCGCTGGCGTTGGCAATCGGTGTACAGCGAATGGTGCGGCGGCACGCGCTAATAAAGAAGCTGTCGAGCGTGGAGACGCTTGGCTCGACCACCGTTATTTGTACCGATAAAACCGGTACCCTTACGCAAAACGAAATGACCGTTCGCGAAGTCTGGGTTGATGAAAAAGTCCTGGATGTTTCCGGTGTCGGTTATGAACCTGTGGGTGATTATTACTATGAAGAGCGCAAATTACCCAAAGAGGAGCTTCAAAGATATGAGCAATTCTGGCGCTCGGCCGCATTCTGCAACACTTCGAGGCTTCTCCCGCCCGGCGATGGGAGGCGTAACTGGGCGATCGTCGGTGACCCGACGGAAGCCGCTCTTATAGTTGCCGCTCGCAAGGCGGGACTTGATCTCGACGCCGAACTCAAGAAGTTTCCACGGGTGTACCTCATCCCGTTTGAATCGGCCCGTAAGCGCATGTCGAGCATACATGAAGAAAACAGCGTCGATATCGCTTGTGTAAAGGGAGCGCCTAAAGAAACGCTGGACCTGAGCACCCGCATATGGCTTAACGGCCAAGTCGTCCCGCTTGCCGACGAAATCCGCGATCAGATAATTAAGGCTAACGATGATTTTGCGCGGCAGGGCTTACGCGTGCTTGCCGTCGCGTACCGAGAAGTCAGCTCCAATATAGGATTTACTGCGCAAACCGTTGAGAAAGACCTGGTGTTTCTGGGTTTAATGGCCATGCAAGACCCGCCACGCCCTGAAGTAGAGCATGCGGTCGCAGTCGCCCAGCGGGCCGGTATCCGAATTATCATGATCACGGGTGATTACGGGCTTACCGCGGAATCGATTGCACGGAAAATCGGGATCATTACGAGTGAGAGCCCGCGAATTATGACAGGCACCGAGCTTGATACGCTGTCCGATGCCGACCTTGAAACTATCCTCTACACGGGTGAGGTGATTTTCGCGCGTGTTGCTCCCGAGCACAAGCTTAAAATTGTCTCCGCATTCAAAGACAAAAGTGAGATTGTTGCGGTAACGGGTGACGGCGTTAATGACGCACCAGCTTTAAAGAGGGCCGATATCGGGGTTGCTATGGGCATTACGGGAACCGACGTAGCAAAAGAAGCATCCGAGATGATTCTCACCGATGATAATTTTGCGAGCATCGTCGCTGCAATCGAGGAAGGGCGAAGCGTATTCGATAATATTAAGAAGTTCGTGACGTATATTTTTGCGCACCTCACCCCGGAAGCGGTACCGTTTATCGTTTTTGTTCTTTCGGGCGGCTCGATCCCTCTTGCAATTACGGTACTGCAGATTCTTGCAATCGACCTCGGAACCGAGACGTTACCGGCACTTGCGCTCGGTGTCGAGCCGGCGGAACCGGGGATTATGGAACGCCCACCTCGCAAACGGGGCGAAGGCATAATCGATAGGTCACTCCTGTTCAGAGCATATGGTTTTATGGGAATCATTGAATCGGTTCTCGTTATGGCCGGTTTCTTCTTTATCTTGTATTCGGGCGGTTGGCACCTGGGAACCCCGGATATAACCAGGTCGTCAAGCCCGCTGCACGGCTTATACCTGGCAGCTACAACCATGACATTTCTAGGTATTGTCGGGACACAGGTCGGAACGGTGTTTGCTTCGCGTACCAACCGGGCATCCGTATTTACAATCGGCATATTTTCGAACATGTGGGTTGCATACGGAATTATCTTTGAATTGCTAATCGTAGCGGCGATCATATACATTCCGTTTTTACAGGATATTTTCGGAACGACGTCTGTCGGTGTTGTCGAGTGGTCATTGGCGCTTGTTTTTGGTGTCATCATATTTCTTGCCGACGAAGCACGCAAAGCGTATGTGCGCAGGAATATCCCGCCTTCCGAGCGGACATACTATGAGCGGGAGCCCAAGACGAAGGCTGAAATTATAGCTGTACGCAAAGGTGAGGCCGCATAAAGCGAGTACAGAATTGGTATATAAGAGGTAGGGGTGATAGCCTTGCGCATAATAATTGTAGGATGTGGGCGTTTAGGGTCCGAGCTTGCGAACTCACTATGGCTCGACCGTCATGACATCGCTGTTATCGATGAAGATCCTGAGGCGTTTAAGCGGCTGGTAAAAACGTTTACGGGTGAGCGAATCACCGGTCACGCGCTCGATCAGGAGACACTGCTTGCAGCAAAAACCACCGAAGCCGATGCATTTGTTTCGGTGACGGGCGATGACAACTTAAATATTATCTCCGCTCGCATCGCGCGCGAGATATATTTCGTACCTCGAGTTGTGACCAGGATATACGATCCGATTCGCGCCAATATCTACGAGCGGCTGGGCGTGTCGACGGTTTCAACGACGGCGTGGGCTGTCAGTAAGATCGAAGACCTCATATTCCACCGTGCGCTCGATACCCAGCTGAGTTTTGGAAACGGGGAAGTCGAGCTTGTCCGTGTTGCAATACCGGTAGGTTTGTTCGGGAAGACAGTCGACAGCATAACGATACCGGGGGAGCTGCAGGTGGCTGTTATTACCAGGCACGGAAGACCGTTCATTCCGACGCTCGGCACCGTATTCGAATCGGGCGATGTAGCTCGCATAGTAGTCTCACGCGCTGCGACAGACCGCCTGGAAGAGTTTATTAGCGCCGTCGCGTAAGGGGGGCAGATAATGTATATCTTAATAGCCGGAGCCGGAAAAGTTGGCCGCTATCTCGCGCTTCATTTAAGCGAGGCGCATCAAATCGGTTCCATTGATCTTAACGATGAGCATTTATCGCAACTTCAAGGGAAGCCTAATATATCACTCTATAAGGGTGATGCGACCGACCCGAGAACGCTCGAAGAAGCCGGGATTCAACGCGCCGACTTGGTGGCGTCGGTTACCGGTGATGACGAGGATAATCTTGTTATCGCACAGTTGGCAAAACAAGTGTATGAAGTGCCGCGCGTGATCGGCAGGGTGAATGATCCGAGAAACCAGTGGTTGTTTACAAAGCGGTGGGGCGTCGATATTGCGGTTAGCAGCCCCCAGATAATACTCCAGCTCATTTCCGAGGAAGTAACACTAGGAGAAGTCATAACCTTGTTGAAGCTTAAGGTCGGCGAGCTGTCACTCGTTGAGGTTACCGTGCCGGAGGCATCACCAGCGGTTAAGAGAACGCTAATGGATATAAGTTTACCTGAGAATGTTGTTGCAGTTGCCATTTTGCGCGGCACGGACATAATGGTGCCGCGCGGAAACACAGTTGTCGAGTCGGGCGACACCGTGTTATTGGTAACACGACCTGAGTTGGAAAAAGATATCAGAATGCGGTTAGCCGGTTAGAAAAACGCCGGGTGCTTTTTTGTGCCATTATTCTTGCGTGAAGAATTCAAAGAGGCAGTGTGCTACTACATCAGCGCCTTGCGAGCCGAGATGAACGCCGTCGATCGTTAGCATATATTCTTCTTGATGACCTGCCGCTCGCAGTTCGGCGGTTCGCTCCCGAAACGCTGGTGCGACATCGATTAGATTACAGTGTTTTTGGTAGGCGAGCGTTCTGATGCGGTCGTTTATAATCGCTAAACGCTCCGTCAGTTCAAACCCGACATCACCCTCCAGCCCCGTTGTAGTGCAGACCGCTATGTTATCGGTAGCAGAGCGCATTGAGTCGATGAGTGTGCTGTAATTGCCGCTGAAGTGATCTATTAGATGCCGCGTAGCGGATTGCTGCCCGGAACCTGCGCTCAATGCCGGATCGGCCATGAATATCGATTCGTAATAGACATCGTTGATACCGACCAGCACAACCACCCAATCCGGTTTGCGCATAACAACATCGCGGTCTACCCGGCTGATTAAATCGCCGACCATATCGCCATCCCGGCCCGCGTTCACAAACTTCAGCGCGTCCATAATGCCGTTTTCTCGAAAGAGTTGCATTAGCGCCGCTATGTAGTTGCTGCCAAAATTAGCCTTGGTAATGCTATCGCCAAAAAAGACTACTGTATCGCCATTTTTTAATCTCATCTTTTGTTAGCGGCTTATATGCCTATCGCCAGTCGATATTGCCGCATATACTCCTTTGTAATAGTCTCGAGTCGCTCAAGTCGCCCGCTGGAAAGGTCCTCATCGGGGTTATATCGACGCAGCCTAACGGTGCGTCCGAATATTTTAACATTCCACGGGCCTATCCAATGGTAGCCGTATACCGGCCAGGCCCCGTGGCCTATCCAATCTTGCACGCTGTGGAGGCTCGTGCCCAGGTCTTCCAGGTTTGAAGACCGTATTGCTTGGCCGAGGTAGTAGCTTGCGTACCAGAGTTGGGTAGGCAATCCGCCCAGTAAAGCAAGCCAGTTCGTGTTGAGATGCCGGCCGCGCTGGTAACGCTCATCCGGCTTAAGGATATCTACCTGCCAATCGGCAAGCGCAATTGCCTTGGCGTCGGCTTCAGAGAAACCGGCTTCAAGCGCCCATGTGTAGGTTTTGTAGTAATGTATCAGTTTACCCATAGCATATATACCGATAGATCTGTTTAACCATAGCATTTACGCCGGTGACTCAGCTTGCCCTTGGCTTTAGCAGTAATATATCAATTTACCTATTGTTTATATAGTAATACATCGATTAGACACAATCTTACGCTGAGAGTGCCGTGTAAACCATAGACTGCTTCAAAAGCCGTTGCCTGTTACGATTCGTAATTTGTACAGTTTACGGTCATTTTTTAATACCGCAGAGGGTCGCTATTGTAAACGGTTTCAAAATCCCGAACATGGATATATTAGGTATGACTGGAAAGTAAGCGAAGCCTTTATTAATAAACGCTGTTCAGTGAGGTATCTATGGGTTTATTACCCTGTGGAATGCTTGCACTGGTTGAGCTGCGCGCTGGCAACAGGTTCCCCTGTTATCGGGGCGGTGGTGATGATAGCGTTTGGAATTGGCACAATCCCTGGGCTTGCCGGATTCGGAGTAGCTACCAGGCTGATCGGTATGCGAGCACAAGGCATGTTGCTCAAGGCAGGGGCCGTCATCATTATTGCGGCAGGCGCTTCATTGCTGATACGCAGCATTCCGCTCTTACACGGCTAAACGATGCTGATAATATGCCGCAGAGCGGGTGTTTGGCCAGGTCTAAATCAGGCGCGGCAAGGCTTACGATGCCTCAGTTAGTATGATATACTGACGCATGCCGGCTCCGTAGTGAAGAGGGAATCCATATGCATCGCGCACGCACCAATATTACTATCAGCAAATTTGTATTGGTCATTATTTTGGCTCCGCTTGTGACTTTGCTAACGGCAACCCCCGCTTACGCTATGCATATTTCGGAAGGGATATTGCCGCTGCCATGGGCACTTTTCTGGTATGTAGTCGCGATACCGTTTGTTATAAAGGGCACCATCGCGATGCGCAAGAACAGCCGCAATATACCGGCGTTTATGCCGTTTGTCGGTATGGTGTCGGCCGCCGTCTTTATTATCTCAGCCTTGCCAATACCCGTGCCGGTCGCGGGCACATGTTCTCATCCCGCAGGTACGGGGCTTGCCGCAATGTTGATCGGGCCGTTTCCAACAATTGTATCCGCCTCGATTGCGCTGCTCATACAGGCGCTGTTTTTAGCACACGGCGGCATATCAACGTGGGGCGCGGACGTTGTTTCAATGGGAGTAGTAGGGGCGATATCGGGTTATATTACATATAAGGTATCTGTTAAACTGAAACTACCGCTTACGGTAGCGGCCTTTTTGACAGGCGTTGTATCCGATTGGGCGACATATACAACAACATCATTAGAATTAGCACTCGGACTTAGCAACCGGCAATCATTTCTTGCCTTATTTAAAGCGATATTTATCGCGTTTATTCCTACGCAGCTTCCAATCGGGATTCTCGAAGGCTTTGCCGCCGCAGGCTTGTTTGCTTTTGTTCTTAAGCGGAGACCCGATATCTTTATAGCGCTCGGGATAATAACTGAAAGCCAAATTGTGGTTAAGGGTGGTGAGCATGAAAATCCAGCTTTTCAAACAGATTAGTACAGCTATAAGAAGCATCGGGTTAGCCTGCATGCTTGCTATTACGGCCTTGCATACAACCGCCGGCGTCTCATGGGCTGCTAGCTGGGAGGGCGTTGATAAAACAGTCATAGAAAAGATCGCCGCGCAGAACGGGCAACCCGTGGCAAAGCCGCTTATCGATATCGGCCAAGGCGACATCTTACTGTTTGTATTTCTGGTTGCCGGTGTTATCAGCGGTTTTGTTCTGGGATACTTTTGGCGGGCACTGTTTGTTGATAGCAGGGTTAGCAGGAAACAACGAGAGATTTACGTTGCCAATATCCGGCAGGCATATGAAGATGCCGCCAAGATTCACATAAAGACCGAGGAGCCGTCCGCTGCCAAGAAGCCCCGATTACACCTTGTCCACCAGGAGAAGGATACGGATGGCAAAGGGTAGCATAGAGCTTTTTTCGGACTATTTTGCCCACGAAACCAATCCGGCAAGCATCACGGATGCTCGCATAAAGCTCGTATTTACGCTGATTATGCTGGTTCTCGTGCTTATTAATGGCAACATCGTGATCGCTCTTGCCGTGGCAATAACGAGTATTTGTGCGCTTTGCGCCATACGGATTCCCCTGAAGCTCGTTTTTGGCCGCTTTATCGCGCCCCTGCTTATAGCATGCATGCTTGTTGTTTTGCAGAGCCTTGTCACCGGTTCGACGGCATTGTTTGAACTGCGGTTTGCCGGATATCACATAGACTTTTACTACGAGGGGCTCATCAAGGGCAGTGTTATTGCCGGAAGAGTTATTGCAGGCGTTGCATTAATGGTGTTCCTGAGCATGACGACGCCCGTATATTCAATCCTTGGCGCACTGCGTTTCTTTAGAGTGCCGGACGGATGGCTTGAAGTCATGGCGTTTGCATATCGCTATATCTTTGTTTTTGTTGAGGAAGTCCAGGCGATAATGGATTCGCAGCGCTTACGGCTAGGTTATAGCGGTCTGGCTACGAGCCTGCGCTCGTGGGGAATTCTTACCGGCTCGTTATTCATTAGGGCATACGACCAGGCGCAAGCAACACATGAGGCTATGTTGCTTCGAGGCTA containing:
- a CDS encoding SpoIIE family protein phosphatase, producing the protein MVVEKSLEFGREQTYIDILSQLLDTGCLLSSKLTSRELNECIISEAKRVFDAIAFWIVLYDVRSDRLKMHSYWGPNSNELAWSTLRPDQGVVGRVFLMHRPTVALVAKSPSNPINASLLSDDKPLIAAFPLSVAGKKLGVLGFVSESLTKCALSTSEIEVVGQAFANQVAVALEMVRIIETKDKIENELKQSLRNVETLNKIGIDLIKDLDLSIIIRKVARYTTQILNADAAAVNIGSADATPAETAYFYNMPAGAENLLRAKHTICSTVFERPRRVVINDYPSSSWATTEFIKAGISCIAMVPVISRGHVLATISAISLNPEREFTDENVNELEFLANEMAVAIENASLYHAQVETREKIEAYAGQLQLLNDLSQNIIKEEDSEKMSALLADAARKLLNCSVSIVSLGSRYGSSIQRYSWSTDELNACMLDIEERDLSLHGGLGGEMYRTKRTLRFNAIADYPHCTSLPEGHPNVRGILGSPLLDSKNNFIGQIVVTSKNDGSGFNQTDEELLVALCAQVAIGIEKAEAYKQEHGIAEALQQAILAIPDSLPGLEVGSTYEAAGEVAKVGGDFYDLFELGDGRIGIVIGDVSGKGLKAATITSMVKSTVRAFAYTGLSPSRVITEANKVICRQLGLNQFITMLFGVLEPESGALNVCRAGHPEMVILEENSCRYCHMESNMPIGIFEDVVYEENEVSITPGQGIILYTDGLTEARQEKKILGDDGLIEAVSLMAPGLSAQKVANDLVALARHVSGGKQQDDIAIIVIRLLGQESVLV
- a CDS encoding TrkA family potassium uptake protein, which encodes MIALRIIIVGCGRLGSELANSLWLDRHDIAVIDEDPEAFKRLVKTFTGERITGHALDQETLLAAKTTEADAFVSVTGDDNLNIISARIAREIYFVPRVVTRIYDPIRANIYERLGVSTVSTTAWAVSKIEDLIFHRALDTQLSFGNGEVELVRVAIPVGLFGKTVDSITIPGELQVAVITRHGRPFIPTLGTVFESGDVARIVVSRAATDRLEEFISAVA
- a CDS encoding cation-transporting P-type ATPase translates to MQPYQMTAEDAYRELKTSPKGLNDEEAQVRLEAYGQNKLPEPKRRPLIYKFLANLYNLLAILLWVGGILALIGGLPQLAYAIFFVIIVNAIFSFFQEFKAEKATEALRQLLPSYAKVSRDGEIKQVLAEDVVPGDLLVLDEGDNIPADGRLVDAFEMRTINAAFTGESAPSRRTKDAVLRENLHITEAPNLVFAGTSVASGNGRAVVYATGQNTEFGKIAQLTQTISDELSPLEKEVARAAQVVALLAIGIGVVLFAVSIFLTPLGITNSLLFAIGIITANVPEGLLPTLSLALAIGVQRMVRRHALIKKLSSVETLGSTTVICTDKTGTLTQNEMTVREVWVDEKVLDVSGVGYEPVGDYYYEERKLPKEELQRYEQFWRSAAFCNTSRLLPPGDGRRNWAIVGDPTEAALIVAARKAGLDLDAELKKFPRVYLIPFESARKRMSSIHEENSVDIACVKGAPKETLDLSTRIWLNGQVVPLADEIRDQIIKANDDFARQGLRVLAVAYREVSSNIGFTAQTVEKDLVFLGLMAMQDPPRPEVEHAVAVAQRAGIRIIMITGDYGLTAESIARKIGIITSESPRIMTGTELDTLSDADLETILYTGEVIFARVAPEHKLKIVSAFKDKSEIVAVTGDGVNDAPALKRADIGVAMGITGTDVAKEASEMILTDDNFASIVAAIEEGRSVFDNIKKFVTYIFAHLTPEAVPFIVFVLSGGSIPLAITVLQILAIDLGTETLPALALGVEPAEPGIMERPPRKRGEGIIDRSLLFRAYGFMGIIESVLVMAGFFFILYSGGWHLGTPDITRSSSPLHGLYLAATTMTFLGIVGTQVGTVFASRTNRASVFTIGIFSNMWVAYGIIFELLIVAAIIYIPFLQDIFGTTSVGVVEWSLALVFGVIIFLADEARKAYVRRNIPPSERTYYEREPKTKAEIIAVRKGEAA
- a CDS encoding N-acetylmuramoyl-L-alanine amidase, producing MQGFDLKTNRALRVALFSTAMLILFGVVFAGTYALMRDRDTVTSGDRVTVPAFVGRNLEQVKHDAAAAGLNLKIDEWVASKVYSKNQVVAQKPLPNATIEPGKTVVIKVSAGKSYQSEESTTAATMAKDEDLRPLPNPPIQPPSNLAQNVPAGKVVVIDPGHQQRVDLSKEPIGPGSSELKVKNPGGAQGVRTRTPEYVVALEIAEKLERKLRAQGIKVIMTRESNNVTIGNVQRAQVANNAHADLFVRVHQDSSTDRSKHGISTLYPAKNKWTAPIYSQSLEAAKMIEQTLLSVTKATASGIVPRNDLTGFNWAQVPSVLVEAGFLSNPQEDLLLNSDSYQDLIADGLSKGIISYLQSAQ